Proteins encoded within one genomic window of Anastrepha ludens isolate Willacy chromosome 4, idAnaLude1.1, whole genome shotgun sequence:
- the LOC128861228 gene encoding liprin-beta-2 isoform X1 has product MHRINAGKMPQETQTANTTATTSVGAATDASQMLEAALLQMDGIISGNNNVNASGSGDGVKSLITSNTAALAERNLISATNVVSTAKTLALALQQVGLAAPAPDPAIAAVISDWLETHIPRQDTDERLRRLQRDKEELAAQYQLLADRVSTQTNKILELEGLLNEKTQLLSEREGQLQRQMLSRSTLETQKFELMSALSELKLHRAALERENVELRGLENQIENNIGNKKALIPYKGPPFGSMGNLNQLNFNGSGSVGSPKTPTASLHHQIHPQYHSLPRAHNTKHSNNNNSNHNNMGNLGCNRSFDGNANMQRQRNVAFASNEKILIEDSKCTYLGAENDATDMRVDLMYGSIVSNTNSTPSPNFRERSAKGLRGIFGKLRRSNSGNLELPALESAEAEFKRGGVTRATAGGRIEWTTQSAQLSTSSKGYTEWSPQEVCNWLSDLGLGCYAEDCRKWLKANTTICFFTVSPVDIERELNLKSSLHRKKIQLAIDELTGKEEDPLALKAAHLDVSWVMRWLDDIGLPQYKDPFLMAKVDGRMLHRLTMEDLAQLHVYSYLHIASLRCGIQCMREIEWNAECLIRRSAKSARPVSEADEQSLEEDEKSLEESGENIALWTAHRVMEWLRVADLSEYAPNLRGAGVHGALMLYEHRFTADLLADLLSIPPSKTLLRRHLATHFKELLGRDVIQVKRDAESAPGYQPLTITSKIKPPKKSQFSLKRRKSNKGNSDVDWTDYVCPMMSLCLSSNDQDTSLPQSNSNSSAPALTVTANTNSPK; this is encoded by the exons atgcATAGAATAAATGCTGGGAAAATGCCACAAGAAACCCAAACTGCaaatacaacagcaacaacttcgGTCGGAGCCGCTACTGATGCAAGTCAAATGTTGGAAGCAGCGCTCCTGCAAATGGACGGTATAATATCTGGGAATAACAATGTTAACGCTAGTGGATCTGGCGATGGGGTGAAGTCTCTAATTACATCCAATACAGCGGCTCTCGCTGAACGTAACTTAATATCTGCAACTAATGTAGTTTCTACCGCTAAAACTTTAGCTTTAGCGTTACAACAG GTGGGACTAGCCGCGCCTGCACCAGACCCAGCTATTGCGGCGGTTATTAGCGATTGGTTAGAGACGCATATTCCACGGCAAGATACGGATGAGCGGTTAAGACGGTTACAGCGGGACAAGGAAGAGTTAGCTGCGCAGTATCAATTGCTGGCTGACCGCGTTTCCACGCAAACtaacaaaattttagaattgGAGGGGCTACTTAACGAAAAAACACAATTATTAAGCGAGCGTGAAGGACAGTTACAGCGCCAAATGCTTTCAAGATCTACACTGGAAACCCAAAAATTTGAGTTGATGTCAGCTCTTTCCGAATTAAAGCTTCATCGCGCTGCTTTGGAGCGCGAGAACGTAGAGTTACGTGGACtagaaaatcaaattgaaaataatattggcAATAAAAAGGCTTTAATACCATATAAGGGGCCACCTTTCGGTAGCATGGGTAACTTGAATCAGTTAAACTTCAATGGCTCGGGAAGTGTTGGATCTCCTAAAACCCCTACGGCTTCATTGCACCACCAGATACATCCACAATACCACAGTCTACCACGAGCTCATAATACTAAACACAGtaacaataataacagcaaCCACAATAATATGGGTAATTTGGGATGTAATCGCTCGTTTGACGGAAATGCAAATATGCAACGTCAACGTAATGTGGCATTTGCATCCAATGAAAAAATTCTTATTGAGGATTCGAAGTGCACATATTTGGGTGCAGAAAATGATGCAACAGATATGCGCGTGGACCTCATGTACGGAAGTATTGTTTCGAATACAAACTCTACACCATCACCAAACTTTCGAGAAAGGTCGGCCAAAGGTTTAAGAGGCATTTTCGGAAAATTGAGGCGAAGCAACAGCGGAAACTTGGAACTGCCAGCACTAGAGAGCGCCGAAGCAGAGTTCAAGCGAGGTGGTGTTACTCGTGCCACTGCAGGTGGGCGCATTGAATGGACCACACAATCTGCCCAACTATCAACCTCATCAAAAGGTTATACAGAATGGTCGCCGCAGGAAGTATGCAATTGGTTGAGTGATCTTGGTCTTGGTTGTTATGCTGAAGATTGTAG aAAGTGGTTAAAAGCCAATACGACTATATGTTTTTTCACCGTCTCTCCAGTGGATATAGAACGTGAGCTAAACCTGAAGTCCTCATTGCATCGCAAAAAAATACAGCTTGCCATTGATGAACTCACAGGAAAAGAAGAGGATCCACTAGCTTTAAAAGCTGCACATCTCGACGTTAGTTGGGTCATGCGTTGGCTAGATGACATTGGATTGCCGCAATATAAAGACCCCTTTTTGATGGCCAAAGTCGATGGGCGCATGCTACATCGCCTCACCATGGAGGACCTGGCGCAGTTGCATGTTTATTCCTATTTACACATAGCATCTTTGCGCTGCGGTATACAATGCATGCGCGAAATAGAATGGAACGCTGAGTGTCTCATACGACGCTCAGCCAAGTCCGCACGTCCCGTTTCAGAAGCAGATGAACAATCATTAGAGGAGGATGAGAAGTCTTTGGAAGAAAGTGGTGAAAACATTGCTTTGTGGACCGCACATCGGGTGATGGAATGGTTACGTGTCGCAGACTTATCTGAGTATGCACCCAATTTACGTGGTGCTGGTGTGCATGGCGCATTGATGCTTTATGAGCATCGCTTCACCGCCGACCTATTGGCTGATTTGCTGAGTATTCCTCCCAGTAAAACTTTATTACGTCG CCATTTGGCCACACATTTCAAAGAACTTCTTGGTCGTGATGTAATACAAGTCAAGCGTGACGCCGAGTCGGCACCTGGGTATCAACCACTCACAATAACATCTAAAATTAAACCTCCAAAGAAATCGCAGTTCTCACTAAAACGAAGAAAAAGCAATAAAGGAAATAGTGATGTGGACTGGACCGATTATGTGTGTCCCATGATGTCTTTGTGCCTTAGCAGCAACGATCAAGATACGTCGCTTCCTCAAAGCAACTCTAACAGTTCGGCCCCTGCTTTAACTGTTACCGCAAATACGAACAGCCCGAAATAA
- the LOC128861228 gene encoding liprin-beta-2 isoform X2 — protein MHRINAGKMPQETQTANTTATTSVGAATDASQMLEAALLQMDGIISGNNNVNASGSGDGVKSLITSNTAALAERNLISATNVVSTAKTLALALQQVGLAAPAPDPAIAAVISDWLETHIPRQDTDERLRRLQRDKEELAAQYQLLADRVSTQTNKILELEGLLNEKTQLLSEREGQLQRQMLSRSTLETQKFELMSALSELKLHRAALERENVELRGLENQIENNIGNKKALIPYKGPPFGSMGNLNQLNFNGSGSVGSPKTPTASLHHQIHPQYHSLPRAHNTKHSNNNNSNHNNMGNLGCNRSFDGNANMQRQRNVAFASNEKILIEDSKCTYLGAENDATDMRVDLMYGSIVSNTNSTPSPNFRERSAKGLRGIFGKLRRSNSGNLELPALESAEAEFKRGGVTRATAGGRIEWTTQSAQLSTSSKGYTEWSPQEVCNWLSDLGLGCYAEDCRKWLKANTTICFFTVSPVDIERELNLKSSLHRKKIQLAIDELTGKEEDPLALKAAHLDVSWVMRWLDDIGLPQYKDPFLMAKVDGRMLHRLTMEDLAQLHVYSYLHIASLRCGIQCMREIEWNAECLIRRSAKSARPVSEADEQSLEEDEKSLEESGENIALWTAHRVMEWLRVADLSEYAPNLRGAGVHGALMLYEHRFTADLLADLLSIPPSKTLLRRRFFSLIAIWPHISKNFLVVM, from the exons atgcATAGAATAAATGCTGGGAAAATGCCACAAGAAACCCAAACTGCaaatacaacagcaacaacttcgGTCGGAGCCGCTACTGATGCAAGTCAAATGTTGGAAGCAGCGCTCCTGCAAATGGACGGTATAATATCTGGGAATAACAATGTTAACGCTAGTGGATCTGGCGATGGGGTGAAGTCTCTAATTACATCCAATACAGCGGCTCTCGCTGAACGTAACTTAATATCTGCAACTAATGTAGTTTCTACCGCTAAAACTTTAGCTTTAGCGTTACAACAG GTGGGACTAGCCGCGCCTGCACCAGACCCAGCTATTGCGGCGGTTATTAGCGATTGGTTAGAGACGCATATTCCACGGCAAGATACGGATGAGCGGTTAAGACGGTTACAGCGGGACAAGGAAGAGTTAGCTGCGCAGTATCAATTGCTGGCTGACCGCGTTTCCACGCAAACtaacaaaattttagaattgGAGGGGCTACTTAACGAAAAAACACAATTATTAAGCGAGCGTGAAGGACAGTTACAGCGCCAAATGCTTTCAAGATCTACACTGGAAACCCAAAAATTTGAGTTGATGTCAGCTCTTTCCGAATTAAAGCTTCATCGCGCTGCTTTGGAGCGCGAGAACGTAGAGTTACGTGGACtagaaaatcaaattgaaaataatattggcAATAAAAAGGCTTTAATACCATATAAGGGGCCACCTTTCGGTAGCATGGGTAACTTGAATCAGTTAAACTTCAATGGCTCGGGAAGTGTTGGATCTCCTAAAACCCCTACGGCTTCATTGCACCACCAGATACATCCACAATACCACAGTCTACCACGAGCTCATAATACTAAACACAGtaacaataataacagcaaCCACAATAATATGGGTAATTTGGGATGTAATCGCTCGTTTGACGGAAATGCAAATATGCAACGTCAACGTAATGTGGCATTTGCATCCAATGAAAAAATTCTTATTGAGGATTCGAAGTGCACATATTTGGGTGCAGAAAATGATGCAACAGATATGCGCGTGGACCTCATGTACGGAAGTATTGTTTCGAATACAAACTCTACACCATCACCAAACTTTCGAGAAAGGTCGGCCAAAGGTTTAAGAGGCATTTTCGGAAAATTGAGGCGAAGCAACAGCGGAAACTTGGAACTGCCAGCACTAGAGAGCGCCGAAGCAGAGTTCAAGCGAGGTGGTGTTACTCGTGCCACTGCAGGTGGGCGCATTGAATGGACCACACAATCTGCCCAACTATCAACCTCATCAAAAGGTTATACAGAATGGTCGCCGCAGGAAGTATGCAATTGGTTGAGTGATCTTGGTCTTGGTTGTTATGCTGAAGATTGTAG aAAGTGGTTAAAAGCCAATACGACTATATGTTTTTTCACCGTCTCTCCAGTGGATATAGAACGTGAGCTAAACCTGAAGTCCTCATTGCATCGCAAAAAAATACAGCTTGCCATTGATGAACTCACAGGAAAAGAAGAGGATCCACTAGCTTTAAAAGCTGCACATCTCGACGTTAGTTGGGTCATGCGTTGGCTAGATGACATTGGATTGCCGCAATATAAAGACCCCTTTTTGATGGCCAAAGTCGATGGGCGCATGCTACATCGCCTCACCATGGAGGACCTGGCGCAGTTGCATGTTTATTCCTATTTACACATAGCATCTTTGCGCTGCGGTATACAATGCATGCGCGAAATAGAATGGAACGCTGAGTGTCTCATACGACGCTCAGCCAAGTCCGCACGTCCCGTTTCAGAAGCAGATGAACAATCATTAGAGGAGGATGAGAAGTCTTTGGAAGAAAGTGGTGAAAACATTGCTTTGTGGACCGCACATCGGGTGATGGAATGGTTACGTGTCGCAGACTTATCTGAGTATGCACCCAATTTACGTGGTGCTGGTGTGCATGGCGCATTGATGCTTTATGAGCATCGCTTCACCGCCGACCTATTGGCTGATTTGCTGAGTATTCCTCCCAGTAAAACTTTATTACGTCG TCGATTCTTTTCTCTAATAGCCATTTGGCCACACATTTCAAAGAACTTCTTGGTCGTGATGTAA